A window of the Brassica napus cultivar Da-Ae chromosome C5, Da-Ae, whole genome shotgun sequence genome harbors these coding sequences:
- the LOC125587236 gene encoding uncharacterized protein LOC125587236 has protein sequence MQRSVLDFLKANVSTFAWSMSDMKGIDPAITTHELNVDPTVKPIRQKRRKLGPDRSKAVNEEVDRLLGAGSIAEVRYPEWLENPVVVKEKNGKWRVCVEFTDLNKACPKDSYPLPNIDRLVESTAGNEILTFMDAFSGYNQIMMHPDDREKMAFITDRGTYCYKVMPFGLKNAGATQQRLVNKMFADKLGVTMEVYIDDMLVKSPHAADHLCYLKDCFETLNKYDMKLNPAKCTFGVSSGEFLGYIVKQRGIEANPKQISAVLNLPSPKNSREVQRLTGRIAALNRFISRSTDKCLPFYDLLRGNKRFIWDEKCEEAFIQLKHYLTTPPILAKPDVSDVLSLYVAVSQAAVSCVLIKEDRGKQKPIFYTSRRMTGPETRYPTLEKMALAVVEAARKLRPYFQSHSVEVLTDQPLRTILQNTNRSGRLTKWAIELGELDITYKNRTAAKSQVLEDFLIELAPELEQDLTLPNPNWTLHVDGSSTNRGCRKYESLIAELRLAKAIKAKRLSAYCDSQLVVSQFSGDYDARNDRMNAYLKIVQGLAAEFEFFELVKVPRGENVYADALAALGSKLHDQVKRTIPIHRIEKPSIDILTDQTTIIAPITETDTLVTDEFGPDWRTEFIDYLSKGELPTKKWAARRLKTRSAHYVVLDNELHRWTASKVLLKCIHGKETARVMAETHEGAGGNHSGGRALAIKVRSLGFFWPTMNADCESYARSCDKCQRHAPSIHCPTEMLRTTVAPYPFMRWAMDIIGPLPCSRQRRFILVLTDYFTKWIEAEAYAQVTDKEVRGFVWKNIICRHGLPYEIVTDNGSQFMSGNFKEFCSKWNIRLSPSTPRYPQGNSQAESSNKLIIDGIKKRLDLKKGHWADELDGVLWSHRTTSRGSAKSTPFSLAYGVEAMAPAEVNVSSLRRSKMPQYVELNKEMLLDALDEIEEQRDQALLRIQNYQHQIESYYNKKGPSQTP, from the exons ATGCAGCGGTCAGTTCTCGACTTTCTCAAGGCAAATGTGTCCACATTTGCGTGGTCCATGTCAGACATGAAAGGAATAGATCCGGCCATAACAACTCACGAACTAAACGTCGATCCGACAGTCAAGCCTATCCGACAGAAGCGACGCAAGCTCGGTCCAGATAGGTCAAAGGCTGTAAACGAAGAGGTCGACCGGTTGCTCGGCGCTGGCTCAATTGCTGAGGTACGCTACCCTGAGTGGTTGGAAAATCCAGTAGTCGTCAAAGAGAAGAACGGGAAATGGCGCGTCTGCGTCGAGTTCACAGACTTAAATAAAGCCTGCCCAAAGGATAGCTATCCTCTTCCCAACATCGACCGTTTAGTCGAGTCCACGGCTGGAAACGAGATTCTcaccttcatggacgctttctctgGGTACAACCAAATCATGATGCACCCCGACGATCGCGAAAAAATGGCATTTATCACGGATAGAGGAACCTACTGCTATAAGGTCATGCCATTCGGTTTGAAGAACGCAGGAGCAACCCAACAACGGCTTGTGAACAAAATGTTCGCAGACAAGCTGGGCGTCACCATGGAAGTATACATCGACGATATGCTTGTCAAGTCGCCACACGCTGCTGATCACCTCTGTTACTTGAAAGATTGCTTCGAAACCCTCAACAAATACGACATGAAACTGAACCCAGCAAAGTGCACGTTTGGGGTTTCCTCAGGCGAGTTCCTTGGATACATAGTCAAGCAGCGGGGAATCGAAGCCAACCCGAAGCAGATCTCCGCGGTCCTGAACCTTCCGAGCCCAAAAAACAGTAGAGAAGTGCAACGGCTTACGGGTAGGATAGCTGCACTCAACCGGTTCATCTCCAGATCCACCGACAAATGCTTGCCATTCTACGACCTCCTCCGAGGTAACAAAAGGTTTATCTGGGATGAGAAATGCGAGGAGGCATTTATCCAACTCAAGCATTATCTGACAACACCACCCATTCTCGCCAAGCCAGATGTCAGCGACGTTCTATCTCTTTACGTCGCAGTATCACAAGCAGCAGTCAGTTGTGTCCTAATAAAAGAGGATCGTGGTAAGCAAAAGCCAATCTTCTACACGAGTAGGCGCATGACCGGACCAGAAACGCGATACCCAACTCTGGAGAAAATGGCACTGGCAGTCGTCGAAGCGGCGAGAAAGCTTCGCCCTTACTTTCAGTCACATTCGGTTGAAGTACTAACCGACCAGCCCCTCCGAACGATACTTCAAAATACAAACAGGTCCGGAAGACTAACGAAGTGGGCTATCGAACTCGGTGAACTTGATATCACTTACAAGAATAGGACTGCAGCAAAATCTCAGGTTCTCGAAGACTTCTTAATCGAATTGGCCCCGGAGTTAGAGCAAGATCTCACACTCCCAAACCCAAACTGGACACTGCATGTCGACGGATCTTCGACTAACAGGGGCTGCAGGA AATACGAATCTTTGATCGCTGAACTCCGCTTAGCAAAAGCTATCAAGGCCAAACGCCTAAGCGCCTACTGCGACTCGCAGTTAGTCGTCAGTCAGTTTAGCGGCGATTACGACGCCCGCAACGATCGGATGAACGCCTACCTCAAGATAGTACAGGGATTAGCCGCAGAGTTCGAATTCTTCGAACTCGTCAAAGTTCCCAGAGGAGAAAACGTCTACGCCGACGCCCTTGCAGCCCTTGGAAGCAAGCTTCATGACCAAGTTAAACGAACTATTCCAATACACCGCATTGAGAAGCCGAGCATCGATATCTTGACGGACCAAACCACCATCATAGCCCCGATCACCGAAACCGACACTCTCGTTACTGATGAATTCGGCCCCGACTGGCGAACTGAGTTCATCGACTATCTCTCAAAGGGGGAACTTCCAACTaagaaatgggcagcccgccGACTAAAAACACGCAGTGCCCATTATGTCGTCCTAGACAACGAACTCCATCGATGGACTGCGAGTAAAGTACTACTCAAATGCATCCACGGCAAAGAAACGGCCAGGGTTATGGCCGAAACACACGAAGGCGCTGGAGGAAACCATTCGGGCGGACGAGCATTAGCAATCAAAGTGAGAAGCCTAGGCTTCTTCTGGCCGACGATGAACGCAGATTGCGAGTCCTACGCCAGAAGCTGTGACAAGTGCCAACGGCATGCACCAAGCATCCATTGTCCAACTGAAATGTTACGAACGACAGTCGCGCCGTACCCGTTCATGCGATGGGCAATGGATATCATAGGACCTCTTCCATGCTCCCGCCAGCGGCGTTTCATTCTCGTCCTCACTGATTACTTCACCAAATGGATCGAAGCTGAAGCCTACGCTCAAGTCACCGACAAAGAAGTCCGTGGGTTcgtctggaaaaacatcatctgccgCCACGGTCTACCGTACGAAATCGTTACTGATAATGGATCACAGTTCATGTCGGGCAACTTCAAGGAGTTTTGCAGCAAATGGAACATTCGTTTGAGCCCCTCTACCCCTCGTTACCCACAGGGAAATAGCCAAGCGGAATCCTCCAACAAGCTCATCATCGACGGCATTAAGAAACGTTTAGACCTGAAAAAGGGTcattgggccgacgaactcgacggAGTTCTATGGAGCCACCGCACAACATCACGAGGGTCGGCCAAATCGACACCTTTCTCTCTTGCATACGGTGTCGAGGCTATGGCTCCCGCAGAAGTTAACGTTTCAAGCCTCCGACGCTCGAAAATGCCCCAGTATGTCGAACTCAACAAGGAGATGCTGCTTGATGCCCTCGATGAAATTGAAGAACAACGGGACCAAGCTCTGCTGCGAATCCAAAACTATCAACATCAGATAGAGAGTTACTACAACAAAAAAGGTCCGAGCCAGACCCCTTGA
- the LOC125587719 gene encoding transmembrane protein 45B-like, with product MGSFKGHALPGTLFLVVGVWHIWSSVVRFISNPNSFRVRVWHPVPGFNDRFKYLELYVVTIGSFIDLCIEFFYSTHLKFFVNGVLNPSHMNDFEHSGMLLMFFILGLIALLSEKTRLLPLPQEALCLIAATAFTAEGLLFFFHSTSHKGLEGYYHLLLVFLIGLCVISSIAGAICPTSFPVDLCSGIAMTLQGLWFYQTAFTLYGPMMPQGCGLKENSVVCRSVDSVVSGEFLANFQLFSLVLAVLVCLVGSYFFAASRFGVSS from the exons ATGGGTTCTTTCAAAGGCCATGCTTTGCCAGGTACATTGTTCCTTGTGGTTGGAGTATGGCACATTTGGAGCTCTGTGGTTCGATTCATATCCAACCCCAACTCATTTCGTGTTCGAGTTTGGCACCCTGTCCCTGGTTTCAACGACAGGTTCAAGTACTTGGAGCTCTACGTTGTCACCATTGGCTCGTTCATTGACTTGTGCATCGAGTTCTTCTACTCGACTCATCTCAAGTTCTTTGTCAATGGTGTACTGAATCCTTCCCACATGAACGACTTCGAGCATTCAGGGATGCTTCTCATGTTCTTCATCCTCGGCCTCATCGCTTTGCTCTCCGAGAAAACGAG GTTGCTTCCTCTGCCACAAGAAGCTCTGTGCCTAATCGCTGCAACAGCTTTTACAGCAGAAggacttctcttcttcttccactccaCAAGCCACAAAGGTCTTGAAGGTTATTACCATCTCCTCCTCGTCTTTCTCATCGGTCTCTGCGTCATCTCCTCAATAGCGGGAGCGATCTGCCCTACGAGCTTCCCAGTGGATCTGTGCAGTGGCATTGCAATGACTCTTCAAGGACTTTGGTTTTATCAGACGGCTTTCACTCTCTATGGCCCTATGATGCCTCAAGGCTGCGGTTTGAAAGAGAACTCTGTCGTCTGCAGATCAGTCGATTCCGTTGTCTCTGGAGAGTTTCTGGCAAACTTTCAGCTCTTCTCTTtggttcttgctgttcttgtCTGCCTTGTGGGTTCATATTTTTTTGCAGCTTCAAGATTTGGAGTCAGTAGCTAG